In Melanotaenia boesemani isolate fMelBoe1 chromosome 18, fMelBoe1.pri, whole genome shotgun sequence, the following proteins share a genomic window:
- the LOC121629273 gene encoding piggyBac transposable element-derived protein 3-like, which yields MYGNKEIMATMARDRFQKIMQHLRFDCKDTRHERVQTDRFAAISELWESFRKNCVKFYRPGRHITIDEQLYPSKTRCPFLQYIATKPDKFGIKFWVACDLKSKYICNVYPYVGKDPSRPKEERLSESVVMKLIEPFLDQGRTVTTDNFFTSISLSKKLLSRKTTIIGTVNKIRREIPPSAKVKNCSEFSTQVFTTTNATLTVYAASRKKTVYVMSSMHGLIQTEDTHKKKPTTITQYNKTKCGVDSMDQMVREYSVRAGTRRWPVAVFYNMVDMAALNAYVLYQACTGRKERRPDFLMQLASELAASHVTAKQIERDNGLRKQAAEPEEPAKRKKCQVRNQCRKNLAAKRCVECSKFTCGMCKKEEPWRCKVCAD from the coding sequence ATGTATGGAAACAAAGAGATCATGGCAACAATGGCTAGAGACCGCTTCCAAAAAATCATGCAACACCTTCGCTTTGATTGCAAGGACACCCGGCATGAGCGAGTGCAGACAGACAGGTTTGCAGCAATTTCAGAACTATGGGAATCATTTCGGAAGAACTGTGTCAAATTCTACAGACCTGGTCGGCACATCACCATTGACGAACAGCTGTACCCATCAAAAACACGTTGCccttttctgcagtacattgccaCAAAACCAGATAAGTTTGGAATAAAATTTTGGGTGGCGTGCGACCTGAAATCCAAGTATATCTGCAATGTTTATCCCTATGTTGGCAaagaccccagtcgtcccaaaGAAGAGAGACTGTCTGAGAGTGTGGTTATGAAGTTGATTGAACCATTTCTGGATCAGGGCAGAACCGTCACAACGGACAATTTCTTCACGTCAATTTCACTTTCCAAAAAGTTGCtcagccggaaaaccaccatcattgGGACAGTCAATAAGATTCGCAGAGAAATTCCTCCTTCTGCGAAAGTGAAAAACTGCAGTGAGTTCAGCACTCAGGTGTTTACAACAACTAACGCCACATTGACTGTTTACGCAGCCAGCCGGAAGAAGACGGTCTATGTCATGAGCAGCATGCATGGGCTCATTCAGACtgaggacacacacaaaaaaaaaccaaccacCATCACCcagtacaacaaaacaaaatgtggggTGGATTccatggaccagatggtgcgggaatACTCCGTACGAGCTGGAACAAGAAGATGGCCAGTGGCTGTGTTCTATAACATGGTGGACATGGCAGCCCTGAACGCCTATGTGCTTTATCAAGCCTGCACAGGAAGAAAGGAAAGGCGGCCAGATTTTTTGATGCAGCTTGCCAGTGAGTTGGCCGCGTCTCACGTGACAGCGAAGCAGATTGAAAGGGACAACGGTCTTCGCAAACAGGCTGCTGAACCAGAGGAACCTGCCAAAAGGAAAAAGTGCCAAGTCAGGAACCAGTGCAGAAAGAACCTTGCTGCAAAAAGATGTGTTGAATGTAGCAAGTTCACATGTGGAATGTGCAAAAAAGAAGAGCCATGGCGCTGCAAGGTCTGCGCAGACTAA